Proteins encoded by one window of Lathyrus oleraceus cultivar Zhongwan6 chromosome 1, CAAS_Psat_ZW6_1.0, whole genome shotgun sequence:
- the LOC127130565 gene encoding uncharacterized protein LOC127130565 isoform X4, which yields MKMDSRVFCKKKVSGFFPEDGAIFMSNRSTLKECFERSLFGLPDTFSGFVKNVKAGMILFLFEFEERKLYGVFKAITDGGMNIVPHAYASSGKQYPSQVVIFIFLLFLPFSNSKFPQIWHIGFLFLRVGIFCFSCYFDKYLFLEYSYFYEFIYVYGFNQVKFTTILHCDPLFEDEFCDVIRDNYFSTYKFNFGLCKDQIEGLMWLFNSRKHEVPHSLHQKRKRKRKWDFQIIENELMKGRFTNTQKRKLVSNDGASVTDEQEVENLSLSPRSCGNCKSIQFHDDAYDPENPGFNHSVGSGAHSAASYESHELPSFQNKKGNLPILEEETEDFIPLCSTDNSDLEDGELDDFSESSEEKQIGLDMLEGNEVSYIPVPRFLMSDKESNRLCDSSPTGVSNLQSKDETDTLPSKGMYSDKTKNRTSVFSRLNFLSKGITSENQNDINGKDIAKYHYRYGYQKMEEVAQQIEDGRMYKRASVFMRLTSVSDTVPQIHSMTGLDDGTRWWKKGR from the exons ATGAAAATGGACTCTAGAGTTTTCTGCAAAAAAAAGGTGTCTGGATTTTTTCCTGAGGATGGTGCCATCTTCATGTCAAATAGAAGTACCTTGAAAGAATGTTTTGAGAGAAGTTTGTTTGGGCTACCGGATACTTTTTCCGGTTTTGTTAAAAACGTCAAGGCAGGAATGATTTTGTTCCTTTTCGAATTTGAAGAAAGGAAACTTTATGGGGTTTTTAAAGCGATAACAGATGGTGGCATGAACATTGTTCCTCATGCATATGCTTCATCAGGAAAGCAGTACCCTTCACAGGTTGTAATCTTTATTTTCTTGTTATTCTTGCCTTTTTCCAACTCAAAATTCCCACAGATTTGGCACATTGGTTTTTTATTTTTACGTGTGGGTATATTTTGCTTCTCATGTTATTTTGATAAGTATTTATTTTTAGAATATTCTTATTTTTATGAGTTCATATATGTTTATGGTTTTAACCAGGTTAAATTCACCACAATCTTACATTGTGACCCTCTTTTTGAAGATGAATTTTGTGATGTAATTCGGGATAATTACTTCAGCACCTACAAATTCAATTTTGGTTTGTGTAAAGACCAG ATAGAAGGTCTTATGTGGCTTTTCAATTCAAGAAAACATGAAGTTCCACACTCTCTTCATcagaagagaaagagaaaaagaaagtgGGATTTTCAGATTATAGAAAACGAACTAATGAAAGGGAGGTTTACCAACACTCAGAAAAGGAAGCTCGTGTCTAACGACGGAGCATCAGTAACTGATGAGCAAGAGGTGGAAAATCTTTCTTTGTCTCCCAGGTCTTGTGGAAACTGTAAAAGCATCCAATTCCATGATGATGCTTATGATCCTGAAAACCCTGGCTTTAATCATTCAGTAGGATCTGGGGCTCACTCTGCTGCTAGCTATGAATCACACGAGCTTCCTTCATTTCAAAATAAGAAAGGAAACCTCCCTATTCTTGAGGAAGAGACTGAAGATTTTATACCCTTGTGTTCAACAGACAATTCTGACCTTGAAGATGGAGAGCTTGATGATTTCAGCGAGTCTTCAGAAGAGAAACAGATAGGGTTAGATATGCTTGAGGGAAACGAAGTTTCTTATATCCCTGTACCACGATTTCTGATGAGTGATAAAGAATCTAACAGGTTATGTGACTCTTCACCCACTGGTGTAAGTAACTTACAGTCCAAAGATGAAACTGACACCCTTCCCTCAAAGGGTATGTATTCCGATAAAACCAAAAATAGAACCAGTGTGTTTTCAAGGTTAAATTTTTTGTCAAAGGGTATTACTTCAGAGAATCAGAATGATATCAATGGAAAGGACATCGCAAAGTATCACTATCGATATGGATATCAGAAAATGGAAGAGGTCGCTCAACAGATTGAAGATGGCAGAATGTATAAAAGAGCTAGTGTGTTTATGCGCTTGACCAGTGTTTCTGATACTGTTCCCCAAATCCATTCCATGACAGGACTGGACGACGGAACTAGATGGTGGAAGAAGGGTAG ATGA
- the LOC127130565 gene encoding uncharacterized protein LOC127130565 isoform X2 — protein MKMDSRVFCKKKVSGFFPEDGAIFMSNRSTLKECFERSLFGLPDTFSGFVKNVKAGMILFLFEFEERKLYGVFKAITDGGMNIVPHAYASSGKQYPSQVVIFIFLLFLPFSNSKFPQIWHIGFLFLRVGIFCFSCYFDKYLFLEYSYFYEFIYVYGFNQVKFTTILHCDPLFEDEFCDVIRDNYFSTYKFNFGLCKDQIEGLMWLFNSRKHEVPHSLHQKRKRKRKWDFQIIENELMKGRFTNTQKRKLVSNDGASVTDEQEVENLSLSPRSCGNCKSIQFHDDAYDPENPGFNHSVGSGAHSAASYESHELPSFQNKKGNLPILEEETEDFIPLCSTDNSDLEDGELDDFSESSEEKQIGLDMLEGNEVSYIPVPRFLMSDKESNRLCDSSPTGVSNLQSKDETDTLPSKGMYSDKTKNRTSVFSRLNFLSKGITSENQNDINGKDIAKYHYRYGYQKMEEVAQQIEDGRMYKRASVFMRLTSVSDTVPQIHSMTGLDDGTRWWKKGNF, from the exons ATGAAAATGGACTCTAGAGTTTTCTGCAAAAAAAAGGTGTCTGGATTTTTTCCTGAGGATGGTGCCATCTTCATGTCAAATAGAAGTACCTTGAAAGAATGTTTTGAGAGAAGTTTGTTTGGGCTACCGGATACTTTTTCCGGTTTTGTTAAAAACGTCAAGGCAGGAATGATTTTGTTCCTTTTCGAATTTGAAGAAAGGAAACTTTATGGGGTTTTTAAAGCGATAACAGATGGTGGCATGAACATTGTTCCTCATGCATATGCTTCATCAGGAAAGCAGTACCCTTCACAGGTTGTAATCTTTATTTTCTTGTTATTCTTGCCTTTTTCCAACTCAAAATTCCCACAGATTTGGCACATTGGTTTTTTATTTTTACGTGTGGGTATATTTTGCTTCTCATGTTATTTTGATAAGTATTTATTTTTAGAATATTCTTATTTTTATGAGTTCATATATGTTTATGGTTTTAACCAGGTTAAATTCACCACAATCTTACATTGTGACCCTCTTTTTGAAGATGAATTTTGTGATGTAATTCGGGATAATTACTTCAGCACCTACAAATTCAATTTTGGTTTGTGTAAAGACCAG ATAGAAGGTCTTATGTGGCTTTTCAATTCAAGAAAACATGAAGTTCCACACTCTCTTCATcagaagagaaagagaaaaagaaagtgGGATTTTCAGATTATAGAAAACGAACTAATGAAAGGGAGGTTTACCAACACTCAGAAAAGGAAGCTCGTGTCTAACGACGGAGCATCAGTAACTGATGAGCAAGAGGTGGAAAATCTTTCTTTGTCTCCCAGGTCTTGTGGAAACTGTAAAAGCATCCAATTCCATGATGATGCTTATGATCCTGAAAACCCTGGCTTTAATCATTCAGTAGGATCTGGGGCTCACTCTGCTGCTAGCTATGAATCACACGAGCTTCCTTCATTTCAAAATAAGAAAGGAAACCTCCCTATTCTTGAGGAAGAGACTGAAGATTTTATACCCTTGTGTTCAACAGACAATTCTGACCTTGAAGATGGAGAGCTTGATGATTTCAGCGAGTCTTCAGAAGAGAAACAGATAGGGTTAGATATGCTTGAGGGAAACGAAGTTTCTTATATCCCTGTACCACGATTTCTGATGAGTGATAAAGAATCTAACAGGTTATGTGACTCTTCACCCACTGGTGTAAGTAACTTACAGTCCAAAGATGAAACTGACACCCTTCCCTCAAAGGGTATGTATTCCGATAAAACCAAAAATAGAACCAGTGTGTTTTCAAGGTTAAATTTTTTGTCAAAGGGTATTACTTCAGAGAATCAGAATGATATCAATGGAAAGGACATCGCAAAGTATCACTATCGATATGGATATCAGAAAATGGAAGAGGTCGCTCAACAGATTGAAGATGGCAGAATGTATAAAAGAGCTAGTGTGTTTATGCGCTTGACCAGTGTTTCTGATACTGTTCCCCAAATCCATTCCATGACAGGACTGGACGACGGAACTAGATGGTGGAAGAAGG GTAATTTCTAG
- the LOC127130565 gene encoding uncharacterized protein LOC127130565 isoform X1, protein MKMDSRVFCKKKVSGFFPEDGAIFMSNRSTLKECFERSLFGLPDTFSGFVKNVKAGMILFLFEFEERKLYGVFKAITDGGMNIVPHAYASSGKQYPSQVVIFIFLLFLPFSNSKFPQIWHIGFLFLRVGIFCFSCYFDKYLFLEYSYFYEFIYVYGFNQVKFTTILHCDPLFEDEFCDVIRDNYFSTYKFNFGLCKDQIEGLMWLFNSRKHEVPHSLHQKRKRKRKWDFQIIENELMKGRFTNTQKRKLVSNDGASVTDEQEVENLSLSPRSCGNCKSIQFHDDAYDPENPGFNHSVGSGAHSAASYESHELPSFQNKKGNLPILEEETEDFIPLCSTDNSDLEDGELDDFSESSEEKQIGLDMLEGNEVSYIPVPRFLMSDKESNRLCDSSPTGVSNLQSKDETDTLPSKGMYSDKTKNRTSVFSRLNFLSKGITSENQNDINGKDIAKYHYRYGYQKMEEVAQQIEDGRMYKRASVFMRLTSVSDTVPQIHSMTGLDDGTRWWKKDEEMKGDSGGDVEAIGGWISPKDTNI, encoded by the exons ATGAAAATGGACTCTAGAGTTTTCTGCAAAAAAAAGGTGTCTGGATTTTTTCCTGAGGATGGTGCCATCTTCATGTCAAATAGAAGTACCTTGAAAGAATGTTTTGAGAGAAGTTTGTTTGGGCTACCGGATACTTTTTCCGGTTTTGTTAAAAACGTCAAGGCAGGAATGATTTTGTTCCTTTTCGAATTTGAAGAAAGGAAACTTTATGGGGTTTTTAAAGCGATAACAGATGGTGGCATGAACATTGTTCCTCATGCATATGCTTCATCAGGAAAGCAGTACCCTTCACAGGTTGTAATCTTTATTTTCTTGTTATTCTTGCCTTTTTCCAACTCAAAATTCCCACAGATTTGGCACATTGGTTTTTTATTTTTACGTGTGGGTATATTTTGCTTCTCATGTTATTTTGATAAGTATTTATTTTTAGAATATTCTTATTTTTATGAGTTCATATATGTTTATGGTTTTAACCAGGTTAAATTCACCACAATCTTACATTGTGACCCTCTTTTTGAAGATGAATTTTGTGATGTAATTCGGGATAATTACTTCAGCACCTACAAATTCAATTTTGGTTTGTGTAAAGACCAG ATAGAAGGTCTTATGTGGCTTTTCAATTCAAGAAAACATGAAGTTCCACACTCTCTTCATcagaagagaaagagaaaaagaaagtgGGATTTTCAGATTATAGAAAACGAACTAATGAAAGGGAGGTTTACCAACACTCAGAAAAGGAAGCTCGTGTCTAACGACGGAGCATCAGTAACTGATGAGCAAGAGGTGGAAAATCTTTCTTTGTCTCCCAGGTCTTGTGGAAACTGTAAAAGCATCCAATTCCATGATGATGCTTATGATCCTGAAAACCCTGGCTTTAATCATTCAGTAGGATCTGGGGCTCACTCTGCTGCTAGCTATGAATCACACGAGCTTCCTTCATTTCAAAATAAGAAAGGAAACCTCCCTATTCTTGAGGAAGAGACTGAAGATTTTATACCCTTGTGTTCAACAGACAATTCTGACCTTGAAGATGGAGAGCTTGATGATTTCAGCGAGTCTTCAGAAGAGAAACAGATAGGGTTAGATATGCTTGAGGGAAACGAAGTTTCTTATATCCCTGTACCACGATTTCTGATGAGTGATAAAGAATCTAACAGGTTATGTGACTCTTCACCCACTGGTGTAAGTAACTTACAGTCCAAAGATGAAACTGACACCCTTCCCTCAAAGGGTATGTATTCCGATAAAACCAAAAATAGAACCAGTGTGTTTTCAAGGTTAAATTTTTTGTCAAAGGGTATTACTTCAGAGAATCAGAATGATATCAATGGAAAGGACATCGCAAAGTATCACTATCGATATGGATATCAGAAAATGGAAGAGGTCGCTCAACAGATTGAAGATGGCAGAATGTATAAAAGAGCTAGTGTGTTTATGCGCTTGACCAGTGTTTCTGATACTGTTCCCCAAATCCATTCCATGACAGGACTGGACGACGGAACTAGATGGTGGAAGAAGG ATGAAGAGATGAAAGGAGACAGCGGAGGGGACGTCGAAGCAATTGGTGGTTGGATATCTCCAAAGGACACCAACATTTAA
- the LOC127130565 gene encoding uncharacterized protein LOC127130565 isoform X5 → MKMDSRVFCKKKVSGFFPEDGAIFMSNRSTLKECFERSLFGLPDTFSGFVKNVKAGMILFLFEFEERKLYGVFKAITDGGMNIVPHAYASSGKQYPSQVKFTTILHCDPLFEDEFCDVIRDNYFSTYKFNFGLCKDQIEGLMWLFNSRKHEVPHSLHQKRKRKRKWDFQIIENELMKGRFTNTQKRKLVSNDGASVTDEQEVENLSLSPRSCGNCKSIQFHDDAYDPENPGFNHSVGSGAHSAASYESHELPSFQNKKGNLPILEEETEDFIPLCSTDNSDLEDGELDDFSESSEEKQIGLDMLEGNEVSYIPVPRFLMSDKESNRLCDSSPTGVSNLQSKDETDTLPSKGMYSDKTKNRTSVFSRLNFLSKGITSENQNDINGKDIAKYHYRYGYQKMEEVAQQIEDGRMYKRASVFMRLTSVSDTVPQIHSMTGLDDGTRWWKKDEEMKGDSGGDVEAIGGWISPKDTNI, encoded by the exons ATGAAAATGGACTCTAGAGTTTTCTGCAAAAAAAAGGTGTCTGGATTTTTTCCTGAGGATGGTGCCATCTTCATGTCAAATAGAAGTACCTTGAAAGAATGTTTTGAGAGAAGTTTGTTTGGGCTACCGGATACTTTTTCCGGTTTTGTTAAAAACGTCAAGGCAGGAATGATTTTGTTCCTTTTCGAATTTGAAGAAAGGAAACTTTATGGGGTTTTTAAAGCGATAACAGATGGTGGCATGAACATTGTTCCTCATGCATATGCTTCATCAGGAAAGCAGTACCCTTCACAG GTTAAATTCACCACAATCTTACATTGTGACCCTCTTTTTGAAGATGAATTTTGTGATGTAATTCGGGATAATTACTTCAGCACCTACAAATTCAATTTTGGTTTGTGTAAAGACCAG ATAGAAGGTCTTATGTGGCTTTTCAATTCAAGAAAACATGAAGTTCCACACTCTCTTCATcagaagagaaagagaaaaagaaagtgGGATTTTCAGATTATAGAAAACGAACTAATGAAAGGGAGGTTTACCAACACTCAGAAAAGGAAGCTCGTGTCTAACGACGGAGCATCAGTAACTGATGAGCAAGAGGTGGAAAATCTTTCTTTGTCTCCCAGGTCTTGTGGAAACTGTAAAAGCATCCAATTCCATGATGATGCTTATGATCCTGAAAACCCTGGCTTTAATCATTCAGTAGGATCTGGGGCTCACTCTGCTGCTAGCTATGAATCACACGAGCTTCCTTCATTTCAAAATAAGAAAGGAAACCTCCCTATTCTTGAGGAAGAGACTGAAGATTTTATACCCTTGTGTTCAACAGACAATTCTGACCTTGAAGATGGAGAGCTTGATGATTTCAGCGAGTCTTCAGAAGAGAAACAGATAGGGTTAGATATGCTTGAGGGAAACGAAGTTTCTTATATCCCTGTACCACGATTTCTGATGAGTGATAAAGAATCTAACAGGTTATGTGACTCTTCACCCACTGGTGTAAGTAACTTACAGTCCAAAGATGAAACTGACACCCTTCCCTCAAAGGGTATGTATTCCGATAAAACCAAAAATAGAACCAGTGTGTTTTCAAGGTTAAATTTTTTGTCAAAGGGTATTACTTCAGAGAATCAGAATGATATCAATGGAAAGGACATCGCAAAGTATCACTATCGATATGGATATCAGAAAATGGAAGAGGTCGCTCAACAGATTGAAGATGGCAGAATGTATAAAAGAGCTAGTGTGTTTATGCGCTTGACCAGTGTTTCTGATACTGTTCCCCAAATCCATTCCATGACAGGACTGGACGACGGAACTAGATGGTGGAAGAAGG ATGAAGAGATGAAAGGAGACAGCGGAGGGGACGTCGAAGCAATTGGTGGTTGGATATCTCCAAAGGACACCAACATTTAA
- the LOC127130565 gene encoding uncharacterized protein LOC127130565 isoform X3, producing MKMDSRVFCKKKVSGFFPEDGAIFMSNRSTLKECFERSLFGLPDTFSGFVKNVKAGMILFLFEFEERKLYGVFKAITDGGMNIVPHAYASSGKQYPSQVVIFIFLLFLPFSNSKFPQIWHIGFLFLRVGIFCFSCYFDKYLFLEYSYFYEFIYVYGFNQVKFTTILHCDPLFEDEFCDVIRDNYFSTYKFNFGLCKDQIEGLMWLFNSRKHEVPHSLHQKRKRKRKWDFQIIENELMKGRFTNTQKRKLVSNDGASVTDEQEVENLSLSPRSCGNCKSIQFHDDAYDPENPGFNHSVGSGAHSAASYESHELPSFQNKKGNLPILEEETEDFIPLCSTDNSDLEDGELDDFSESSEEKQIGLDMLEGNEVSYIPVPRFLMSDKESNRLCDSSPTGVSNLQSKDETDTLPSKGMYSDKTKNRTSVFSRLNFLSKGITSENQNDINGKDIAKYHYRYGYQKMEEVAQQIEDGRMYKRASVFMRLTSVSDTVPQIHSMTGLDDGTRWWKKGR from the exons ATGAAAATGGACTCTAGAGTTTTCTGCAAAAAAAAGGTGTCTGGATTTTTTCCTGAGGATGGTGCCATCTTCATGTCAAATAGAAGTACCTTGAAAGAATGTTTTGAGAGAAGTTTGTTTGGGCTACCGGATACTTTTTCCGGTTTTGTTAAAAACGTCAAGGCAGGAATGATTTTGTTCCTTTTCGAATTTGAAGAAAGGAAACTTTATGGGGTTTTTAAAGCGATAACAGATGGTGGCATGAACATTGTTCCTCATGCATATGCTTCATCAGGAAAGCAGTACCCTTCACAGGTTGTAATCTTTATTTTCTTGTTATTCTTGCCTTTTTCCAACTCAAAATTCCCACAGATTTGGCACATTGGTTTTTTATTTTTACGTGTGGGTATATTTTGCTTCTCATGTTATTTTGATAAGTATTTATTTTTAGAATATTCTTATTTTTATGAGTTCATATATGTTTATGGTTTTAACCAGGTTAAATTCACCACAATCTTACATTGTGACCCTCTTTTTGAAGATGAATTTTGTGATGTAATTCGGGATAATTACTTCAGCACCTACAAATTCAATTTTGGTTTGTGTAAAGACCAG ATAGAAGGTCTTATGTGGCTTTTCAATTCAAGAAAACATGAAGTTCCACACTCTCTTCATcagaagagaaagagaaaaagaaagtgGGATTTTCAGATTATAGAAAACGAACTAATGAAAGGGAGGTTTACCAACACTCAGAAAAGGAAGCTCGTGTCTAACGACGGAGCATCAGTAACTGATGAGCAAGAGGTGGAAAATCTTTCTTTGTCTCCCAGGTCTTGTGGAAACTGTAAAAGCATCCAATTCCATGATGATGCTTATGATCCTGAAAACCCTGGCTTTAATCATTCAGTAGGATCTGGGGCTCACTCTGCTGCTAGCTATGAATCACACGAGCTTCCTTCATTTCAAAATAAGAAAGGAAACCTCCCTATTCTTGAGGAAGAGACTGAAGATTTTATACCCTTGTGTTCAACAGACAATTCTGACCTTGAAGATGGAGAGCTTGATGATTTCAGCGAGTCTTCAGAAGAGAAACAGATAGGGTTAGATATGCTTGAGGGAAACGAAGTTTCTTATATCCCTGTACCACGATTTCTGATGAGTGATAAAGAATCTAACAGGTTATGTGACTCTTCACCCACTGGTGTAAGTAACTTACAGTCCAAAGATGAAACTGACACCCTTCCCTCAAAGGGTATGTATTCCGATAAAACCAAAAATAGAACCAGTGTGTTTTCAAGGTTAAATTTTTTGTCAAAGGGTATTACTTCAGAGAATCAGAATGATATCAATGGAAAGGACATCGCAAAGTATCACTATCGATATGGATATCAGAAAATGGAAGAGGTCGCTCAACAGATTGAAGATGGCAGAATGTATAAAAGAGCTAGTGTGTTTATGCGCTTGACCAGTGTTTCTGATACTGTTCCCCAAATCCATTCCATGACAGGACTGGACGACGGAACTAGATGGTGGAAGAAGGGTAG GTAA